One Paramisgurnus dabryanus chromosome 9, PD_genome_1.1, whole genome shotgun sequence DNA segment encodes these proteins:
- the dact3b gene encoding uncharacterized protein dact3b: MDHEIHLMMEEERSRTKERLEVSLAWLCELDILKQRQESLVLGALALGDTVPGIPTWGDVGPARSSREHEQLTLRRQLNRLQDAPSLLILALQEQLSELSVDTGLTCEQNTEEELDSPSASSSGFYEQSECLSPSLRTCSSPYFAVPSHRPRSVDAYMLDWEGHMEPPIHTTLPRSFSAPYPPLEGIAEGTEEEEDDEDSTQWATDPREEFGSLSVEDESLTPELSLTEDATVKTDDGPTAEDIQRAMRVETYILTLLQRRHHRAISELNSDLNLWQYPYQDSYQDQLKQHEWAPLSENENQDDDPQEGCYMNLLNSQTGPTSLDSENPESSLEMDQYGVADVSSSTDETDSPQHQRSYFECHPSMLETTKPHIHTCCNQTCSAMPREQHQLLASPQDWALFRSLTRSSKERWTSRGNGHTSTTSRSRSEDGSSSQGWATSAEHKYFTVGRDTDRQHGDTFSKSSQRLWCSSANVSQEENEGAYRAEVHESRHNHASGHSFVQLKKQDQRVGKGLERAVEPTDGSDSSLSGTFSPGSSSASSDSDESGGLVWPQQLPPRLPPSSSNQNPSNSVVKIKASHALKKKIMRFRSGSLKLMTTV, from the exons ATGGACCATGAGattcatctgatgatggaagaAGAGCGCAGTCGGACTAAAGAGCGTCTGGAGGTCAGTTTGGCGTGGCTGTGTGAGCTCGATATATTGAAGCAGCGGCAGGAGAGCCTCGTTCTGGGCGCCCTGGCGCTCGGGGATACAGTGCCGGGTATCCCGACGTGGGGTGATGTCGGTCCGGCCCGCAGCAGCAGAGAGCACGAGCAGTTGACTCTACGGCGCCAACTG AACCGGCTCCAGGACGCCCCCAGCCTGCTGATACTGGCACTGCAAGAGCAGCTCAGTGAGTTGAGTGTGGATACAGGACTCACATGTGAGCAAAATACAGAGGAGGAACTGGACAGCCCCAGTGCATCCAGCTCAG GTTTTTATGAGCAAAGTGAGTGTCTGTCTCCTTCACTGCGTACTTGTTCCTCTCCATACTTTGCTGTCCCCAGTCACAGGCCCAGATCTGTGG ATGCCTACATGCTGGACTGGGAGGGTCATATGGAGCCCCCAATACATACCACCCTACCCCGCTCATTTTCTGCCCCTTACCCCCCTTTAGAGGGTATCGCTGAGGGAACAGAGGAGGAAGAGGATGATGAAGATAGCACTCAATGGGCCACAGATCCGAGGGAGGAGTTTGGTTCATTGTCTGTTGAGGACGAAAGCCTTACACCCGAGTTAAGTCTCACCGAAGATGCTACAGTAAAAACAGATGATGGCCCAACAGCAGAGGACATCCAGCGGGCCATGCGTGTAGAAACATACATCCTGACCCTCCTGCAGCGTCGACACCACAGGGCGATCTCTGAACTCAACTCTGATCTTAATCTGTGGCAGTACCCATACCAGGACAGTTACCAAGACCAACTCAAACAGCATGAATGGGCGCCCCTCTCAGAGAATGAGAACCAGGATGATGATCCCCAAGAGGGATGTTACATGAACCTTCTTAATTCCCAGACTGGACCAACTTCACTCGACAGCGAGAATCCAGAGTCCTCCTTGGAGATGGATCAATATGGAGTCGCAGATGTCAGCTCCAGCACAGACGAAACCGACTCACCTCAGCATCAACGTAGTTATTTTGAATGCCACCCCTCTATGTTGGAAACCACGAAACCACATATTCACACCTGTTGCAATCAGACCTGCTCAGCTATGCCCCGTGAGCAACACCAGCTTCTTGCTTCTCCTCAAGACTGGGCTCTTTTTCGCTCCCTAACCAGAAGTTCAAAAGAAAGGTGGACGTCTAGAGGAAACGGACACACCAGCACTACCAGCCGTTCTAGGTCAGAGGATGGTTCTTCCTCTCAAGGATGGGCCACCTCGGCAGAGCACAAATATTTTACAGTGGGACGGGACACGGACAGGCAACACGGTGACACATTTTCTAAATCCAGTCAGCGGCTCTGGTGCTCCTCGGCCAATGTCAGTCAAGAGGAGAACGAGGGAGCTTATAGAGCGGAGGTGCATGAAAGCAGACACAACCATGCATCTGGACACAGTTTTGTTCAGTTAAAGAAGCAGGATCAGAGGGTAGGGAAGGGGTTGGAGAGGGCTGTTGAGCCAACAGATGGTTCTGACTCCAGTCTGAGTGGGACTTTCTCCCCAGGGTCCAGTTCGGCGTCTAGCGATTCAGACGAGAGTGGAGGGCTTGTCTGGCCTCAGCAATTGCCCCCTCGCTTGCCCCCATCCTCTTCCAACCAAAATCCCTCCAATTCTGTGGTCAAGATTAAAGCCTCGCATGCACTAAAAAAGAAGATCATGCGCTTTCGCTCGGGATCTCTTAAACTCATGACCACTGTCTGA